From the genome of Candidatus Tanganyikabacteria bacterium, one region includes:
- a CDS encoding SDR family NAD(P)-dependent oxidoreductase encodes MQGAVALVTGASGGIGRAVALDLAQAGADIALHYYKGGARAGKLASEIRALGRKAVRAAADLAAPALPDDFLTGIEQKLGPVTHLVYIAGIAHQDMAVYLAMDYWDEVLAVNLRGAVMICQAVLEPMIKARQGSIVLVGSEASHGSPGLAAYAASKAGLVGFARSLAAGWPIPLYLPCEPDWVADP; translated from the coding sequence ATGCAAGGCGCGGTAGCCCTGGTGACGGGCGCTAGCGGCGGAATCGGGCGCGCCGTCGCACTGGACCTCGCCCAGGCCGGGGCCGACATCGCCCTCCATTACTACAAAGGCGGAGCGCGGGCCGGCAAGCTGGCATCCGAGATTCGCGCCCTGGGCCGCAAGGCCGTGCGCGCCGCGGCCGATCTCGCTGCCCCCGCCCTGCCGGACGACTTCCTGACCGGTATCGAGCAGAAACTCGGTCCGGTGACCCACCTGGTGTACATCGCCGGCATCGCGCACCAGGACATGGCGGTCTACCTGGCCATGGACTATTGGGACGAGGTCCTGGCGGTGAACCTGCGTGGCGCCGTGATGATCTGCCAGGCCGTACTGGAACCCATGATCAAGGCGCGGCAAGGCAGCATCGTGCTGGTGGGGTCCGAAGCGTCGCATGGCAGCCCCGGCCTGGCGGCCTATGCCGCCTCGAAGGCCGGACTGGTGGGTTTTGCCCGCTCGCTTGCGGCTGGGTGGCCGATCCCTCTGTACTTGCCCTGCGAGCCCGATTGGGTGGCCGATCCC